The genome window TCTCTGAACAGGAAGAGCTTACCCAAGattataaaagtaaatatttgaAACAATGTCCTCTCTGAGCAAGCAACACTGAGTGTGGGTTGTCATTGGTCCACGTGGAGTACaagccagaattttttttgtttgtttttgctttttcttaCAGAAAACACTTCTGTTTCCGCATCTAAAATTCTCTTTAAATACAAAGCGCCTCTTCTGTTATCCCAGCGTCAAAATCATCTGGATAATAGCTTAAAACATGGACACCCCAAGGACCTAGAGGAAACCAAACGAGAAGAAAAAGCGTTAATGACCAGTTATAAACTTATGAGATGACACATGAGATGTTTgtgttacaaaaagacaacatAAAATAACCCTCTCTTGACTAAAACTATGAATAGAATGAAAATGAGTGATGTGGTGGTTTAGTACTCTATTGGTACAGAAACACTGTGGGACAGGGGTCATGGTGTGGAGTACATGGCGCATAGATTGATGCACATAATGTGGAAACAAAGCTCACAATAGCAACCAGGTTTTAATGTAAACTCAGATTTATCATAGGCTAATTATTTAtaggttgtttatttttaatgtatgtatagtgTGTTTAGTGTAGGTTTGAATGCTGCTACTGGATGCTTGAAATTccctcgggataaataaagtatccaTCTATGCTAACACATTCAACAGCATCATCTAGACGTGCCGATCAGTGGGACGAGGAGAAGACAAACAGGAGCCCAGCTCCCAATCCTGCTGCTTTTGGGTGCAAAAGCAGAACGGGATGAAACGATTACTACAGCAATAACATTAACATATAGCCAAAATGGAAGGAACTgtcattctgtattttttattattatatttattttggtaatttccaTTTATAGGATAAGAGAAGCTTTCACTACTGCCAGTTACTACCGGTACTTATGAATTTGTACTAAACTTGCACCAGACCGTGAGTCCAATGCACTGTTACACCTCTAATGACAGTTATATGAAGAATGATCTTAGCCTATTACAAACCTGAGTAACTGACAATTTAAACTATTTGCTTTGCAAATTAATGCCATGAAAGTGGTACTTTTGTCACCTATGATATCTATTAAGGTAATGATGTAAACAATCAGATGAATACGTGGTTGGGATTCCTTACCACCCAGCGTGTCACATGTTTCTATCATTACAGCAGCTGCTTCCAAGGCGTTTAGGAGAGGAAGTCCATTTTACTTTCTAGTGCCGTTTTCAAAACAACATCTCCTCTACAGCCACATCATTTCTAGCATTGTGTGCAATTCGGAGCTGAAAAAAATGGATCTGAGGCAGACTTCTTCTAAGCGGTGGGTGTCAAATGCCAAAAGCTGAGTAGCTAAGTGTCtgcatgttgtcttttttgtttagaAAAAGCTTAATAAAACAAGACGCTCCGTGTTCGGGGAAGAGAAACAGTTTTCTGCTGTGATATTTCCTGTGACAATGAAATTATTCAAAGTTGACATAAAACACCCACACATTTTTCAGTGCTCTACTCCGAGGCAGCGTTAAAGGAGACCTGCATTTCAAAGCCCAGTCAACAATAAGCCCTGAGGCAGATCCCCAGGGTTTCTTAGGGTTGGGACATgttgaaaaaacaatttaagGCCGGCCGTacattctgaaataaataaaatttggcGTGTTTACACAGGCAAAAATGGTGGCTTTGTAACCAATGAGAAATGTTGTATTTGGCTGCAGAGCACACAAGCCAGTCAGCCGAACTTGTCTAAATGTTTTGCACAGCTTTATTCAGCGCCCCAAATTCAACATGCTTGCAAGTGGTCCGTGTAATGCAACTGGTTGCAAGCCATCTATTCTCAGTTTACTTCCATAGTTATACTAATTTTAGCACAACTGTTTACTTTGAGCAGATCAAACATTGTATCAGCTCTCACAAGCTCCTCCAGCTGgccatcacacaaacacacctggaGCCTGTACAAGTACGCTGTATATCTTTGTAgcactatatataaataagagCAGTCGAGGAACTAATTTGAAGGTAGCCGGTAAACAAGGTCAAACAAATCTAGAGTGTAGATGCTTCTTACCGATTCATCCATGATAGAAGCAGGGTCAAAGTAGTCTGGTTTGAGCTCAGACCTCTCGCGGCGGTTCTTTGAGGGTGGCTGGAAGAGAAAGATTGTCTTTAGAGCAGATACTCCGCCAACTTTTCCAACAGCTGCTTGGCTGACAACCAATTCATATTTGAACAGTCTATAAACTATAaacatactaaaaaaaaaataaggtcgatatattaaaaaaaacaaaaacattgtggTATGGATTTTtacaatctaaaaaaaaggatatataATTTCAGCTGATATTTACAGCATTGAACTCCTATAGCTCAATTTGGAAAGAATTCATCACGCATTCGAATGGAGTGAATTTAAAGAAACTAGGGCAGTTGTTCAATTTTCTGGTTGATTCAACATGACATTTGGATCCTTTCTCATAGAATGCAGCACTGGTGCTTCATCCAAAAGAGACATCTGTCTGGGATAAAATTTAGTCCTGGCTTTACAGTCATCCTACATGGCTCTGCGGTGTTGGGGTAAATGGTCATATAAATTAGTCATGTTTCTTCATGTTGTACCGACAGTTGCAAGACACTGTCCACAGAGGCTttcatcatgtttaaaaaaaaaaaaaaacaacccagaaCCAGATATAGCCTTCCCCACAGGCAACAATTCTTTTTGATGATCTCTTTTGTCTTCTTTCATCATTTTTGATGTATCACGCAAAGATCAACACAAGATGCTTGTTATTGATTTTTGCATGCCAAACTCTTTTCTTGGAATAACTAACCTCCCCATGCAAGAAAAACCAGTAACcataatgttattatattttgaCATATTGTGGTCTTTGTCATGAAAAGGCTAACTTGGTTAGTCAAGCGCTAATAGAAATCAAACAGATTGGACAAATTTAAAGTGGGTGGAAAAAATTATGGAAACTTTTTTGCcctgaaacaaaagaaaaagaaagactgCAGTATTTTTTGCTCACATAGAGATCTGATCTGCCTTCCCTGACATTAATTAGGATAAACAGATGACTGATGCTTACAAAAATCCCAacacataaaatgtgtttttactgcCCAATCTCCACCACACTGGCTTCCGAGGGTTTTTAGTGTGGCTCCACACGGCCCTCGATGGTGCTGTGAAGATCAGGATCTTTGGGCAGCTGGGTCTTAGCTGCTATTAAGTAACAAGGCTTACTGAGAATTTCGGGGCTTTCTGAGATTTTTGTGGATAAATCAAgagttttgatgtttttattacttttgtcccctaagtatctcaaaatgaaTTCAGATTCCCAGCAATTTCCTTGCTGCATGACACTGTACATAAAATATACAGACCACCATGAGTCTCCAGATGTAACAGCTGGCCTTAATGTCCTGAGACCAGATGTTACACTGGTAGAAACAGCAACTCATGCTGCCTCCTAATGGCAATTTTACTAGGTGTCtaaaaaagcatgtaaaaatgccTGTTTGTTATGAAATCTGATCTTTTGGGACAGTCTGATTGTTCAGTGAGGCAAGCAGATGAGGGAGACGCTAGCAGGAAACTGAAGGTGTTAAGGATGCCGCTGACAAGTTCGGAAGGGATGACAAAATACAAGAATATGTAATCAATCACAGTGACTGCAACTTGTTAAATTATAAGCAGCATTAGTCATGAGTTATTGATGTGTTTTACAGGGTCTGTTATCTGTGTCCAAATGAAACTGATCCGTGAGTTGTACAAGATTTGTCTGTGATCGTCTTGCCCCAAAAACCACAGTAGGACATCCAAACACTTTGTTAAATGTGCATCTTACCAGATCAATGTCCATGGTGTCAAAGTCCATGCCTTCATTGAGGTCATCCATACGACCCtcagatgacatcatcacatccTCCACAATCGGCTCTTCGTCTTCCTCCATAAGCCCAGTGCCGCGACgactgcaaacacaaacagtttcACAGTtatggaaatgtatttttttcacaacCGACTCtatgtgcaggtgtgtgtgtgtgtcttacatAGCATGCTGCAGATTGGTCCTGAGCTTGGCGTAGTTCATGGCTCTTTCCTGCTGCTGGCGTGCCTCTTCCTGCTGTCTCTGAGCCAGCATCCACGTCACCTGGGAACTAAATGCACAAGGGCGCACGAATTAGCAACGCTTTTAATCCACATGTGTTAACGGGAGATACCACAAGGACGTCGGATACAACTAGATAGGTGCCCCACTGGCCTGGCGCCTATGAAAAGTCGGGTTGGATAAATAAACTAATCAGTCACTGTCCCAGTAGGCCCAACATTTGGCAGGCTGTTAAGTACAAGCATTTTACTACCATTTACCCTGAAAATTAATAGCACACAAATGGGAAATTTAATTGAACTCGGTCTTAATGTATTTTGGCTCATATTCTAGTTCTCTGATGGCATTTTCAGAGAATAAGTGATCCACTGCTCTGAATGATGGGCCTGGATATGGGCCGAGATACGTTCATTAAATCTTGTAGTAGGCAGCATTAGAATGCAAGGAAATAACAGATAATTAACTAGAAGTTAATGTTGGACTATGAAATTTAAAGCTGTAAGAATATGCCTTGGGACGATTCTCAATGAAAGTTTGACAGGTTTACGTCGCAGAACttaaacattgatttaaatactCATATATGCCATCTGAGGGAACTTGCTTTTATATACATGAATAAAAAGCAAGAGTTAACCCTAAAGACATAAGTCAACCATTTTCATGTCAAACATTTGTTTCAAGGGAAGCAAAATGTGCCTGTTGCTTTATATAAaggcaacacaaaaaaacatctttaaacaACAGGCGTGAGTATACACGTGATATCGGCCACACATCGTCTTAAAAAGAACCTGTAAAAACAGAAGTGCAAAAGTGCCTGTGTATTTATTGCAAATTGCCTTTTATTGCACCAAGATTTTGCATTAGAGTAGGGCAAGGCTGCTCTTCAGTTGCCAAAGCCATGCTGTAATTGCGTGTCTAATGACGCCCAGTACAGCGTCAGCAGCATGATGTGGCTGCTCCCTTCAAACAGCCTTGATTGCCTTGAAAAGTAGCCTCTGCTGCAGTCTATTGCCCAAGTTTTTTCTAGCAAACAGATTGTCCATGTAGACACCTAAGTATTTGTACGAGGACACCTGAATGATTGTCTGGTTTTTGACAACCGTGGTCTCATGGTCAGTCCATTGCCTCGGGTCAGGGCTCATGTGGTTTGGTGACATTTAAAATGAGATGGTTAGTGTCACACCACTTGATGAAGGTGTCTCTCTCATCATGGTTCACAGAAAGGTCCATGCCCTTCTACAGAAGGCTCAAAACCATAGAAATGTTATAATCTAATAACTACTGGGGTGTACTTTCCTGCAGTCTTTTGTGTAGACATTTTGTAGTTTGTGGTCTGGCCAAGTTaagtgttcttttgtttttattacatttcagtAAACGAAATATGGTAAAACTATGTGCTGCACGAAGAACTAAAATCATCCACAGTGaagttgttttcatttaacttggctcaataaatacattcattcattccttctccttaaccgattatccgTACTCGGGTtgtgggggctggagccgatcccagctgacattgagcGAGAGGCTAACTAActctggacaggtctccagactatcacagggctgacacatagagacagacaatcacacccTCATTCACTCCAACAGAcaatttaaagtcaccaattcaacctaagctgcatgtttttggactgtgggaggaagccggagtactcggtgagaacccacgctgacacggggagaacatgcaaactccacacagaagagctgcaggccggagtcgaaccgacaacagcaagagtgctaaccactgcaccaccatgtagccctcAATAAATAGAAGATATTTTTAACAGTTATGTGTGAAACATCGCCATACGTACTTGTAATCCATGGGTGGTTGGTGGTGCTGAGGCGTCTGTTGATGGTGCTGCGGGTGTTGGTGGGGCTGCTGCTGGTCGTGGGGGAGGGGGTAGACCCCCATGAAGCTGTCATCACGGCCCCTCTTAGGGTCTCGCATGGCAGTGGAGGTGAGGTGGGGGGACGGCAACATGACGGGGGTCTGCATGCTCTGCTGCCACacctcgctgctgctgctctcctctGCAGGGCAAGGTCCAAAGTGTGAGACATTCTTGGTACGGACATGCTCATGCTTGTTTTATTAGACTTGTTATAAGGTCCCAATGTTTCACCCAAGTTATCAAGTACTTCCCAActataaataatgttgtgttttaaacAGTGTGGGAAAATGTAGGACCCTTATTGCATAGCAATGCATTTACACAAACAGTACTTGTAAGATATGACGGTACACAGAAGGTGAAACTTAGGATTCATAGTTCAGTGGTATGCCAAAAATTAGCCCGACAATGAAATCCCAAAGTAAGACAAACAAGAAGAGGACGCAAGGAAACAGATAATTCATGACAACACTAATATGATTTTGACCATATTATAATAGCATTAAGTGAGCAAACTCCTTGACGTCTGTTTCCCCTGCacatagaaatgtattttgcTACTTTGTAAAAGCCACTGAATTTGACATTTATTATCCCTGAGACATCCTAAGTTATAAGTAGGGCTGTCACGATCATAAAATTTTAGTTGGTGATTAATTGCCATGCAAATAATTGGGCTTTCTGATTTAATTGTCCTTTTCTGGCCCTATAATGCCACACAGCGGCGCCCCTGTGTTTGGCCTTGAAACCAGACCTTAATCTatgttgttaattttaatggctGCTCATCAAAATGTTGGCAATGAAGAGTCAATTTTTCAAATGGTTTGCTGAAACAATGTTTCACCTCTCCCTGCTGCACAGACATATTCTAATGAACATGTTCTAAGAACTGTTGATTAATGTTAccaaagtggtaaaaaaaaacctcaaaaaacCCGTTGTACATTAACTTGCATAACACCATGTTTCCATCCAACCATTTCAATTCAAATTGTCTGATTGTAAACGCTGGATGGAAGCAACAATTTATAACTTTTCCCGAAGCtgtcaaacacactgctgcacctGTATAAATCCAGACACCTGTTATCAGCACCTTTTTTATCATATGGTCGCACATGAGCTGAAACAGGAAAatgtttccagcagcagcaagaTCCTGACAGCCCAActatctttttttcctgtttatttttttttacgttgGAAACCACTGGCTTTAAATTGTCTTGATTACAGAATCCAGTGATTATGCACACTGATCATGTCAGCTCGAATGATCTCGATCAGGAGATTACATAATAGGGAAAGGCCTAGTCATGAGCAGGTCTTCAGCAAAGACGCAGACATAGATCTAAGTGACACTCTGTGATTGGTAAATTTGAGTCTTCTGACTCTCTCCTACCATCTGCTGTTTAATCTCCTCACCCATCATCAACTCGGTTGGCTGAGCCAGACTGGTAGGAACGCATCTGGGTTAATCTGGGCTACAACTCTGCTTTTGTAACACCATAGCTGGGCTGAGCTATAATGTATGTGGTTCTTATAAAGACctatttttagtgtgttttttcattGGTTGGTGTCAAGTAGTTTCAATTGACTGATGTTTATAGTTAATTGAAAAATGCCATTATCCAGTTTTAAAGCTTTTGtctgaagtgaaaaaaaagctaaGGAAACACTGTTATTCAGCCCATTATTGATGACTTTGTTGATTCCTCAGTGTGCACTACCTTCTGGCAGCTTCCTCTTGGCTGCTGAAGTTCCAGCTGTCACAGCAGGAGGCTTTATCTTCTTGGAGCGGACGGAGGAGCCTCTGCTAGAGTAGCCACTCATCACCGACATGGTGTCGTCATCGCCGCCAGCCTGCAGGGAGTTCCTGTAGGAGATGAGGGGGAGCCAGCAGTCCTCTCGCTGCAATGCCATCTGGAACGTCATGAAGCGCTCCAAGTACATGTGGCTGAGGAGAAGGAGGTCacagaaacaggatgaataaaCTCACGCATCTTGACACACAAGCAAGTGCACAttccaactgtttttttaaaaagccccaCGTTAACCACGCAACAGAGACACCAGTTGCACCAGTTGTCACAAACACCTGTTACACTGAGAAGCTGAAGACCAGTCAGCTCAGCAGAAGAAAACTTACACAGTCCTCTTGTCTTGTCTCATAAGCTTAGAGGAGAACTCGCTGAGGATGTCCAAGAAAGCCAGGTTAAGGGGAGGGCCTCCTTCTCCCTGGGTACTGGGATCTTTAAATGCAAACTCGATACCATCCCTGAGAGATGCACAAAAACAGAGAGGAAGATTAACACACTGAGCAAAGCGGTGATGTGAAATTCAATGTAAACTGGTGTTTAACCATTGTAAAATTTGATAGTGAGCCAGGGACACTGGTGACGTGGCACATCTTTTAGCTAACATTTCACCAGCATGCATGTCTTAAATACTTTTCCCCCCATTGTTTATTGGAAGCTGCTCTGAAGCATGATACAagttttttaattacttaaaatgtgactgtcaaacatttgttaatgttgtttttagcGGGGAAGAAAAGCATGTTAACACACCTACAATTCAACCCAGAACAAATTTGTCCCAAATcttcaaaacaagacaaaaaaggatatgttttttttcatttccaaacacttttgatgcacattttgcatacttttttcaaaataaatcctAGTGACTTAAGGAATTTTGCACCAACCTCTCCAGTTCTGTAACACTTATGGGCTTATCCTGCACCACCACCAAGTGGTCATGTCACATTGTGCTATATTGTACTTCTGTGCTACATCACATGAAAGTTTTAACACATACAAATACTAAATGGAAACGAAGCAGAATCTTTAGCCTGTCTTTCATTACTTAAATGCCTGTCGCACATCTGGCATATCGCGTTACATGGTCCACCCATATGTTGCACAAGTGTAGGGGATACCCAAGCTAGCATAGCAAATGTGCATACATCGGATTTCCTGGAACCTGACAaagattataatataataatccaCCCAAGAGAAACAGAATTTATGTGGGGGATTACGTGCCTTTTATACACTAAATACTTAATTGCtgctgaaacaaaacaactgaatATGTTCTTAGTTTGTAATTTTGCCAGTAAATGTTTACGAATGCTAATAAAACATACATGATATAGCAACAGAACCAAAAATTATGATCACACATTTCACGACATAAGAGCATGCAGCTCTTCTGATTAGTGTGTGGGTCTCTTACATAGAGTATGCAACAGACCCAGGTTTTGTGTTTATAGAACTGTTGCTCCCCTGTGTGTTTGAACAGCATGATGCATGATGATTTTATACTTAGAAACACATGTAAGTGCATGGGAAAAGGCAAAAGTGCAACATTTGATCACTTAAGCCTGTCCAAAAATCCAAAGGAAATATAAAATGACAAGAGGAAACACAGTATTCAAACAGTCATTTGTCTACGATGACAGTTCCCAGATGCAAGGCCAAAAATGTAAGAAGAGCAATGTAAGCAGAACGAAGCCTTACTTGTGCAGCATAGCGATGGCATCCCTGGTTTTGACTTGGTCGAGACCGAAGGTTAGAGAAAAACGCCGGGCCAACTCTTTGATTCCACAGAATGAAGAGGAGGAGCGATCGAACCCATGACCCAGTTCAGACAGCATTTCATTGAACAGCTAGCAGGAAGAAATATGTGAAACATTAATAATCTCTTAAAAATTGGGCAAATTAACAAAATTACTGGAAGCATTAAAGAGTGAGCATAAGTGTGTACACTGACCTGCTGCAGACTGAGGATGAGTGTCTTGGCACATTGAATCTTGTCGATTTGCCGAGTCTTACTCATAGTCTCCTTGATGATGTCACCATAATCGTTGTAATActagaataaaaagaaaacattatggagacattaaaaatgtattctgaATTCATTAATTCCTGCAGCAACAGATGTGTCTAGTAACCATGTGTTGctcctgctgtgttttttttttattcaagatGTTCACTGAATTGCAgcagtttttaaatgttaaaagttcAATTTACCCTCATGTACTGCTTAAAGATGTCAGCTCCAGTCTTCATGTCTACCACACAGTAGATGATCAGTTTACAGTAGGCAGCGAGGAGGTTTCTTCTCTTGTGCAGAGCTTCAATCTTTACTGCCTCATCATCCTGTTGCCCATCTGATATgattggagagaaaaaagaaagcaattCCACAGGCTGCACATTGCCGATTTGAAAAAACATCCTATCACTTGCTCTCCTTGCTTATTGGAGCACAGCAGAAAGTGAACGAGCTGCCAGAACTGAACATTTGCATTTGTACCTGTGCTATTTGTGTCATCGTCCTGGTCTATGAAGACATGGTTCAAGATGAAGGAGAGCAGTTCAGACTGCAGCGAGTCCTCTGGGGAATAGACCAGAGGCTCCAGGTGTTCCCTGCCTCCGGACACCATCTGGTGGCTGAAGATGAGCAGGAGATCACACAGGATGGTGAATGCCTgtaggaggagagagagagggaggaaaaaaggaCGAAAAGTTTATTCTCACTGTGCATGAgtgcaatacaaaaaaaaactccttgCAAATGAGGTTTTAACAAGGTTTCTAACAAGGTTTGGGAGTATAATTATACAGAGCACCTTACGGATTTGGGAAAATCTGACTTCTTACATCATCTGTGAGGCACAGATGGCTTTGGTAACAGGTTGTATCACATATAAACAAGGCAAATAGAAGAGATGCATGGAAGGAGCTTGTTCATGAAATAAAGCCCTTACTTTTACCagcattttttggccaaaacaTCCACTGTAACAGCAAAGAATGACAGCAAAATCACCTctcaactagggctgggcgatatatcaatatagatatatttttaaatttgatatggaattagaccatattgcatatatctatatagtttCCCCCcccctttctttatatataaatgctgcccttactagagtttatcatatttagttcttttgtaatgttcattattcctttctcatataaatatttttatttaggaaaaaaagattctattttatttcataggctatttttatttaaatgtgcaccttatggagctttgatttggaaaaaaaaaaaggtactcctgttacacagtatttatgtttatttaaataaacggtttcaataaaactacatgtgacatgtcatatttggctttgacttaacatttgctctcactttgcgataaaaatatcggtatatatcgaatatcgatattcagcctaagtatatctggatatgacttttgatccatgtcgcccagccctactctcaACAGTTAAAAGATTGTATCACCCTGCGCagttattgattatttattctttatgttctagttttgctttgttttcaggCAGATAATTCTTGTACTGCTGCTGTTGATTTGCTGTGCACGTGTCTATGTCACCTGTTCTTTGACAGCTGTGTTGACATTGGTGAGGTAGCGCTGACACATCATACAGAATGCCCTCATCTGCTTCCTCAGGGTCACCATGTCAtcctgatttaaaaaacaaaccaaaaaaatcagTCAGAATTTTTTGACAGTACATTTATATCCATCAGAttgacttaaaataaaataaaacagtgcaAAATAAGGACAATGAAGTTTGCTTTAAGGGACCTCACCTTCCTGGAGCTGCCCTCAGACGACTTGGCCAGGTGCCACAGGATCACATAGTGGGTACACTGCAGCGAATGGATGACTATCTGCTCACCAGAAAATAATGTACCAAGACGAGAGATTAATATTCATAACAAATTACAAACATTGACAAACTGTTTTGAGTCTTCACTTGTTGCATGTGTATATTTTGTACCTGCTCAGGCATGTCTCCATTCTCTATGCCCGTGTTGAGCAGTTTGAAGTTGCTGGTAAACAGGTCCCACCCCGACAGGTCATGTGCACTGCAACAAATTGGAGAAAGTTTCAGTCAGTTTCAGACATGTGTACACTGGTGTTGCACGAGATGGAAAGAAATCTCCATTTTGACTGATACTGCGACTGCCATATGACTCATTATGTCGGAGGAAACCATTTTGCATCATAATTCCCATTTTCTTTAAGACATTAAACTGATCATGGTGTGCCGATTTGGATACTGCAATAGAAAATGctgataaaaaatgtatacattttacaGCCCTAATTTACACAGAATCACAGCTAAATCACAGCTTATTTCTTAGAGCACAGGAGGCGTGGAAGGGGGAAGTGTATGATTAAAAAGGTGATCCGGAAAGAATGTCATACTTGTGAAAAGCTGTGATCCTCTTTAGAGTTGACAAAACCTGATAAGCATCATCTTCATCGGCCTCTTCCCCCTGGAAAGAGAAATTTTGCAACACTGTTAAAATTTTATAGCTCAAGACGTCCAGAGCCATGTAGAACAGATACGATTGTAAGTTTTCATTATTCTTTAAAACTAATATATATTTGATGACAGACTATTTTGTAAGGTTTTCTCAAACTGTTTCACATTTGCAGTATGTCATTCTTGAGAGGTATGTTTTGCCAAAAACAAACACCACAAAGCCACACTGCatcactaataaaaaaaacttaagccAACTTACAGTCTCAATTACAGTTTCAATGACAGTGCCAATATGAGTGCTTATGTTAGGAGGcagcaacaaacaaataacaaaaggcAAACATGGCAGTGATAATATTAGGTGGTAGAGCTGTTGGGCGTATGATGATCATGCCCAAaataacaatgaataaaaacatgcatgaatGCTGACTTTTGCATCATCTTCACTCCTACCTCTTGTAGAAAATCTTCCAGTAGCCTGTTGAACTTGTCCACCAGCTCATCCAGCAGCTGGGAGCGGGCAATGTCCACCTTGTTAAAGATTGTGAATTCCTCATTGCAGAGGGCATGGTAAGTCTTGGAGCAGACCTCCAAAACTTCAGTGTCTGTGTGCTTCCCCACAATTTCCTTGATCTGACGGAGCAGGGATTCCAGGTGCTGATTGGAGAAAAAGAGTGACACGTGTGAGAACAGTCAATGAGGAAGAAAAACTATTTCATGTTGAAGACACTGATCCAATTCATACATGTCTTACCTTCTCTAGACGTCCTGTGGTATAAATTTCCAGGTCAAAGAACTGAGGCAGCTGCAACAAGTTTGTCACCTTCTCTGCATCCACAGCGTACTGTAGAATAAACGTACAACAGAACATTTACTGAGTACTGAAAACACATCTGAAGCCAAAAGCCCCTTCAGAAGGAGTGCTTATTGAGACCACAGAATGGAAGTAACAAACCTTGGCCAGTAGAGGGGGCAAAGCCACAGCAAAGAGCTCTGTCATTCTGGTTCTGTCATCCAGCTGAGTCTTCTTCTCTTTAGCAGT of Centropristis striata isolate RG_2023a ecotype Rhode Island chromosome 12, C.striata_1.0, whole genome shotgun sequence contains these proteins:
- the stag2b gene encoding cohesin subunit SA-2; its protein translation is MIAAPEIPSEFAYTQDTDTRFSSDTDFSEDLDGRSATPAKGKGGKKGKKAAGEKGKGGKGAGRINGHHQENGMENMMLFEVVKLGRSAMQSVVDDWIESYKHDRDVALLDLINFFIQCSGCKGVVSGEMFRNMQNSEIIRRMTEEFDEDSGDYPLTIAGPQWKKFKSSFCEFIAVLVRQCQYSIIYDEYMMDTVISLLTGLSDSQVRAFRHTSTLAAMKLMTALVNVALNLSINMDNTQRQYEAERNKIVAKRANDRLELLLQKRKELQENQDEIENMMNAIFKGVFVHRYRDAIAEIRAICIEEIGVWMKLYSDAFLNDSYLKYVGWTMHDKQGEVRLKCLTALQGLYYNRELNARLELFTSRFKDRIVSMTLDKEYDVAVQAIKLLTLVLNSTDEVLTPEDCESVYHLVYSAHRPVAIAAGEFLFKKLFSQREPEEEGAPKRRGRQSPNANLIKTTVFFFLESELHEHAAYLVDSLWECGAELLKDWECMISLLLDDPLPGEEALTDRQETALIEIMLCTVRQASECHPPVGRGTGKRVMTAKEKKTQLDDRTRMTELFAVALPPLLAKYAVDAEKVTNLLQLPQFFDLEIYTTGRLEKHLESLLRQIKEIVGKHTDTEVLEVCSKTYHALCNEEFTIFNKVDIARSQLLDELVDKFNRLLEDFLQEGEEADEDDAYQVLSTLKRITAFHNAHDLSGWDLFTSNFKLLNTGIENGDMPEQIVIHSLQCTHYVILWHLAKSSEGSSRKDDMVTLRKQMRAFCMMCQRYLTNVNTAVKEQAFTILCDLLLIFSHQMVSGGREHLEPLVYSPEDSLQSELLSFILNHVFIDQDDDTNSTDGQQDDEAVKIEALHKRRNLLAAYCKLIIYCVVDMKTGADIFKQYMRYYNDYGDIIKETMSKTRQIDKIQCAKTLILSLQQLFNEMLSELGHGFDRSSSSFCGIKELARRFSLTFGLDQVKTRDAIAMLHKDGIEFAFKDPSTQGEGGPPLNLAFLDILSEFSSKLMRQDKRTVHMYLERFMTFQMALQREDCWLPLISYRNSLQAGGDDDTMSVMSGYSSRGSSVRSKKIKPPAVTAGTSAAKRKLPEEESSSSEVWQQSMQTPVMLPSPHLTSTAMRDPKRGRDDSFMGVYPLPHDQQQPHQHPQHHQQTPQHHQPPMDYNSQVTWMLAQRQQEEARQQQERAMNYAKLRTNLQHAIRRGTGLMEEDEEPIVEDVMMSSEGRMDDLNEGMDFDTMDIDLPPSKNRRERSELKPDYFDPASIMDESVLGVSMF